From one uncultured Paludibacter sp. genomic stretch:
- a CDS encoding hypothetical protein (Evidence 5 : Unknown function), which produces MIRKMHAVKLKTENVILYANGLPVSNKKSKKGKKDYGSKKNENGL; this is translated from the coding sequence TTGATAAGGAAAATGCACGCCGTAAAGCTGAAAACGGAAAACGTGATACTTTACGCAAACGGATTGCCGGTCTCAAACAAAAAATCTAAGAAAGGAAAAAAAGACTATGGCAGCAAAAAAAATGAAAATGGACTTTAA
- a CDS encoding hypothetical protein (Evidence 5 : Unknown function) has translation MFIVQNTAYFPLTLIAEDRRANFSLDKLKGKRINKIMAYALVEDYPIDLPIRTGFSMLDFSEIGILSLFLNLTDIENNNFVEDYDFRSSLISTKDNNSFIELLINRILNFEQSFISFKGELRNNIITLPLFFFYQTKKLKPFSDEINGSISVTYTPTQGIEDIQLSSKLIHALQGKLIKKIYASGENSDITQPAGYLDLICRDGKHIENLPIDFLRTKSPKDLWFDLLDIDFEKSYYKHRSMDIPENALTLTFIY, from the coding sequence ATGTTTATTGTTCAAAATACAGCGTATTTTCCTTTAACTCTAATTGCTGAAGATCGTAGAGCCAATTTTTCACTTGATAAACTAAAAGGAAAAAGAATTAATAAAATTATGGCATACGCTTTAGTTGAAGATTATCCCATTGACTTACCTATTAGAACCGGTTTTTCAATGTTAGATTTTTCGGAAATAGGTATTCTTTCCCTATTTCTTAATCTTACAGACATTGAGAATAATAACTTTGTAGAAGATTATGATTTCAGAAGTTCTTTAATTTCTACAAAAGACAATAATAGTTTTATTGAATTACTGATTAATAGAATCTTAAATTTTGAACAATCTTTCATCTCTTTCAAAGGGGAATTAAGAAATAATATTATAACACTTCCTCTTTTTTTCTTTTATCAAACAAAAAAATTAAAACCTTTTTCCGACGAAATTAACGGAAGTATCTCAGTAACTTATACACCAACGCAAGGCATTGAAGACATTCAACTTTCTTCAAAATTAATACATGCGTTGCAAGGAAAACTTATTAAAAAAATATATGCTTCAGGTGAGAATTCAGATATTACGCAACCGGCAGGTTATTTAGATCTTATTTGTCGTGATGGAAAGCATATAGAAAATTTACCGATTGATTTTTTAAGAACAAAATCACCCAAAGATTTATGGTTTGATCTTTTAGATATTGATTTTGAAAAATCATACTATAAACACCGTTCGATGGATATTCCTGAAAACGCTTTAACATTGACATTTATTTATTAA
- a CDS encoding hypothetical protein (Evidence 5 : Unknown function), whose amino-acid sequence MIANVDKVIEWLEINETPFFTVQTREGENNKIFETREDESFEDAKARLRRVMEFSTGNRFIIRAKKEAKATRGSFTEEFRNLPENTIPPGNNQNNIISGMPGVGFVSIGELEKKVKDTEERILERVKYQRIEDENKELKEELRSRNDTLDRVVKKLEPHVGLILSNVVSKIIPHPGATAQVGVAGIESEPEDINEFNPLDEERLEAALQRFSSAEPDFIRIIEKLAEMAEKQDAMYLMAKSQLFK is encoded by the coding sequence ATGATAGCAAACGTAGATAAAGTTATTGAATGGTTGGAAATAAATGAAACTCCATTTTTTACCGTTCAAACACGCGAGGGTGAAAATAATAAAATATTTGAAACCAGAGAAGATGAAAGTTTTGAAGATGCAAAAGCACGTTTGAGGCGAGTAATGGAATTTAGTACAGGCAATCGCTTTATTATTCGAGCTAAAAAAGAAGCGAAAGCTACCCGCGGATCGTTTACTGAAGAATTTCGGAATTTGCCTGAGAACACAATTCCACCTGGAAACAATCAAAATAATATTATTAGCGGAATGCCCGGAGTTGGTTTTGTTTCCATCGGTGAACTTGAAAAAAAAGTGAAAGACACGGAAGAACGTATTTTAGAGCGCGTAAAATATCAAAGAATAGAAGATGAAAATAAAGAGCTGAAAGAAGAATTACGATCCCGAAACGATACGCTGGATCGAGTGGTAAAAAAACTGGAGCCGCATGTAGGGCTTATACTTTCAAACGTAGTAAGCAAAATAATTCCACATCCGGGAGCAACCGCGCAAGTTGGAGTTGCCGGAATTGAAAGCGAACCTGAGGATATAAATGAATTTAATCCATTGGATGAAGAACGTTTAGAAGCCGCGTTGCAACGTTTTTCATCCGCCGAACCTGATTTTATTAGAATCATAGAAAAATTGGCTGAAATGGCTGAAAAACAAGACGCGATGTACTTAATGGCTAAATCTCAATTATTCAAATAG
- a CDS encoding hypothetical protein (Evidence 5 : Unknown function) produces the protein MAIILKPHTNKRTISAIPPLSAKQGDEWINEDDLIRSTYINGAWVVLASDAPVHRILPSIGDAYGGGIVYAVDNVTRKVKIVNTSLIDLYPAGLSWQDDNVLIGANSETDGRYNFNLMKNAASEAASILQGHNDVGLNGYSDWFIPTVKLSDDVELILLAAQLLDGWYWSSLELDSGNAWMISIIDGNGTLEEVTPESKQLEHLLIAVREEIIS, from the coding sequence ATGGCTATTATTTTAAAACCACATACCAATAAAAGAACTATCTCTGCTATTCCTCCATTATCAGCAAAACAAGGAGATGAGTGGATTAATGAGGATGATTTAATTCGATCTACGTATATAAATGGTGCGTGGGTAGTCTTGGCAAGCGATGCGCCAGTTCATAGGATACTCCCGTCAATAGGCGATGCGTATGGGGGCGGTATAGTATATGCCGTAGATAATGTAACAAGAAAAGTAAAAATAGTAAACACCTCTTTAATTGATTTATATCCTGCGGGTTTAAGCTGGCAGGATGATAACGTGCTAATCGGAGCAAATTCAGAAACAGATGGAAGATATAATTTTAACTTAATGAAAAATGCAGCAAGTGAGGCTGCATCAATATTGCAAGGCCACAATGATGTTGGTTTAAATGGCTACTCCGATTGGTTTATACCAACTGTTAAATTAAGCGATGATGTTGAATTAATTCTTTTAGCGGCGCAATTACTGGATGGTTGGTATTGGAGCTCTTTAGAATTAGATTCTGGAAATGCTTGGATGATTTCTATTATCGATGGAAATGGTACATTAGAAGAAGTGACGCCCGAATCAAAGCAATTAGAACATCTTCTTATAGCAGTTCGTGAAGAAATAATTTCATAA
- a CDS encoding exported hypothetical protein (Evidence 5 : Unknown function): MAAKKMKMDFKKVAMKTLVVGGTGAAAQVVAEAIDLQNPEIVDYVMIGAGVVLPEIVKGETTTQVGDALLAVGAYRMAEKNDLAGKLGFNSTPATSGFDNIIGRPGWQPRVINAKQTSEKKNQIVK; encoded by the coding sequence ATGGCAGCAAAAAAAATGAAAATGGACTTTAAAAAAGTCGCAATGAAAACCCTCGTCGTAGGAGGTACAGGCGCAGCCGCTCAAGTGGTAGCCGAAGCAATCGACTTGCAAAATCCTGAAATAGTGGATTATGTAATGATTGGAGCGGGAGTTGTATTACCCGAAATTGTAAAAGGAGAAACTACAACCCAGGTTGGAGATGCTCTGTTAGCCGTAGGCGCTTACCGTATGGCTGAGAAAAACGATTTAGCCGGTAAATTAGGATTTAACAGTACGCCGGCTACAAGCGGCTTCGATAACATTATCGGGCGTCCAGGATGGCAACCGCGTGTAATTAACGCTAAACAAACTTCTGAAAAAAAAAATCAGATAGTGAAGTAA
- a CDS encoding conserved exported hypothetical protein (Evidence 4 : Unknown function but conserved in other organisms), which produces MAKLKMKRYPKKPKATAGVSVMENYLNRCKEVDKENARRKAENGKRDTLRKRIAGLKQKI; this is translated from the coding sequence ATGGCAAAATTGAAAATGAAACGCTATCCTAAAAAACCCAAAGCAACGGCAGGGGTTTCCGTTATGGAAAATTATCTGAATCGCTGTAAGGAAGTTGATAAGGAAAATGCACGCCGTAAAGCTGAAAACGGAAAACGTGATACTTTACGCAAACGGATTGCCGGTCTCAAACAAAAAATCTAA
- a CDS encoding hypothetical protein (Evidence 5 : Unknown function) produces MTTKEFISKYYIQALRVSAIYNIPVTGILAQAAHESGYGNHAPGYNFFGITAGSNWRGKRQLLKTREFHNSRNIRYPIIISIAWNAAKGGYEYIVRRYFRLYSSALWAFIDYANLISNNSRYQKALDYYLYPEKYLTEIAKAGYATDPNYLTKVLAVHRDIMNALNYLGLNEA; encoded by the coding sequence ATGACAACAAAAGAGTTCATCTCGAAATATTATATACAGGCGTTAAGAGTAAGCGCAATTTACAATATTCCCGTTACAGGAATATTGGCGCAAGCAGCGCACGAGAGTGGTTATGGAAATCACGCTCCGGGTTATAATTTTTTTGGAATTACGGCCGGGAGTAACTGGCGCGGGAAACGTCAACTTTTGAAAACACGGGAATTTCATAACTCGCGAAATATTCGTTATCCGATAATTATTTCCATAGCGTGGAACGCAGCTAAAGGCGGTTATGAATATATCGTTAGAAGATATTTTAGATTATATAGTAGCGCTCTTTGGGCATTTATCGATTACGCTAATTTAATAAGCAATAATTCCCGCTATCAAAAAGCGTTGGATTATTATTTATACCCGGAAAAATATTTGACTGAAATAGCCAAAGCCGGTTACGCGACCGATCCAAATTATCTCACAAAAGTTTTAGCCGTTCATCGCGATATTATGAATGCACTTAATTACTTAGGGTTAAACGAAGCTTAA
- a CDS encoding hypothetical protein (Evidence 5 : Unknown function) translates to MAKKIGKSITPGVIITPNPYTLDDPIILNKPINPDVIIANDPIILDEPKTPDVIITNDPITLDDPKTPDVIITDDSGNPNDPLQPDITITDEDIETEETANPSFEQVIKNNSALKNIPVFVKCTWTAAYSQPMVNKGLRAISYNSFMIDYWKKKYQSKIKDSRIGTLTGNYTIDAKGDEWFEIVPAYCNRLTIAWVRSKDVKKEDNSQVDTNAEKKQNNLLKWIVGGLIATSIFS, encoded by the coding sequence ATGGCAAAAAAAATTGGCAAAAGCATAACACCTGGAGTTATTATAACTCCCAATCCTTATACTCTGGACGATCCGATTATTTTAAATAAGCCGATAAATCCGGATGTAATAATAGCAAACGACCCTATTATTTTGGACGAGCCGAAAACTCCGGATGTAATAATAACAAACGACCCTATTACTTTAGATGATCCGAAAACTCCGGATGTAATAATAACGGATGATTCAGGAAATCCAAACGATCCGTTACAACCGGATATTACCATAACGGATGAAGATATAGAAACTGAAGAAACAGCAAATCCGTCTTTTGAGCAGGTTATAAAAAATAATTCTGCACTAAAAAATATTCCTGTATTTGTAAAATGCACATGGACGGCAGCTTATTCGCAACCAATGGTTAATAAAGGTTTACGTGCGATATCTTACAATTCCTTTATGATTGATTACTGGAAAAAAAAATATCAATCGAAAATTAAAGATTCCCGGATTGGTACATTAACCGGCAATTATACTATTGACGCTAAAGGCGATGAATGGTTTGAAATAGTACCGGCGTATTGCAACCGCTTAACAATAGCGTGGGTACGCTCTAAAGACGTAAAGAAAGAAGACAATTCGCAAGTAGATACAAATGCTGAGAAAAAACAAAATAACCTCTTAAAATGGATTGTAGGCGGATTAATTGCCACAAGTATTTTTTCTTAA
- a CDS encoding Muramidase (Flagellum-specific) (fragment) produces the protein MATTSQIEKFIKTLYPAAVQVEKETGLPALAIIAQSALETGWGASAPGNMYFGFKVPSGWTGKKQLLWTHEYINGVYTRVQDWFCAYDSPIESLRHYAGRIISLSRYATAAKTTDPYQYARELQKAGYATDPNYADKIIKNIDIVKKKSLS, from the coding sequence ATGGCGACAACTTCACAAATAGAAAAATTTATTAAAACGCTCTATCCGGCAGCCGTACAGGTTGAAAAGGAAACCGGACTTCCAGCGTTAGCTATTATCGCGCAATCTGCGTTAGAAACAGGTTGGGGAGCATCCGCGCCGGGTAATATGTATTTTGGTTTCAAAGTTCCATCCGGATGGACTGGTAAAAAACAGTTGCTTTGGACGCATGAATATATTAACGGAGTGTATACACGCGTACAGGATTGGTTTTGCGCGTATGATAGCCCTATCGAAAGTTTAAGACATTATGCCGGAAGGATTATCAGTTTAAGCCGTTATGCTACGGCTGCCAAAACAACCGATCCTTATCAGTACGCGCGAGAACTTCAAAAAGCGGGTTACGCGACCGATCCGAACTATGCGGATAAAATCATCAAGAACATTGATATAGTAAAAAAAAAATCCCTGAGTTAA
- a CDS encoding hypothetical protein (Evidence 5 : Unknown function), whose protein sequence is MALIQSDIDKLKKGAINFLYIFIDPNAKGLSEDVMNKRTEQINQLKEIYQKNPEYSFQDLVNIVYNGIISRYGETPAQKLQKIFNVSVRKAAVGSPSPTESNYELATEEDRLAAEAVESISTTVTENGTTKKANFWEDAKNVIEWLVQLFVKIFGGQNNAGIYSPTSGDWKYGNRPLETSQAGFGIVGYLVLAGIGVSLFMNASKSDKNRKKNKS, encoded by the coding sequence ATGGCACTTATTCAATCTGACATAGATAAGCTAAAAAAGGGAGCGATAAATTTTCTATACATTTTTATTGATCCGAATGCTAAAGGACTTTCAGAAGATGTGATGAATAAACGCACGGAACAAATTAACCAACTGAAAGAAATTTATCAAAAAAATCCGGAATACAGTTTTCAAGATTTGGTAAATATAGTTTACAACGGAATTATAAGCCGCTATGGAGAAACACCCGCGCAAAAGCTACAAAAGATTTTCAATGTTTCAGTAAGGAAAGCTGCTGTTGGCAGTCCGTCTCCAACGGAATCAAATTATGAATTGGCAACCGAAGAAGATCGGTTGGCGGCTGAAGCGGTAGAAAGTATTTCTACAACCGTAACCGAAAACGGAACTACAAAAAAGGCGAATTTTTGGGAAGACGCCAAAAACGTAATTGAATGGTTGGTTCAATTATTTGTAAAAATATTCGGAGGTCAAAACAATGCCGGTATTTACAGCCCTACTTCGGGAGACTGGAAATATGGTAACCGCCCCTTAGAAACATCACAGGCTGGGTTTGGAATCGTCGGATATTTAGTATTGGCAGGAATTGGCGTTTCATTGTTTATGAACGCGAGTAAATCCGACAAAAACCGCAAAAAAAATAAATCGTAG
- a CDS encoding hypothetical protein (Evidence 5 : Unknown function) — MAIIDYKSYYDKFSSYDKTMVGKAVISITDTTVIGLGYPGLGKGVQYNESNIRAGFLTGFWTEKDGIYYSEIEFENFLGDESSGYYHFGYIIPQNFKTYTFSEKAAGKTMINELVENNKTIYENNLLCAGLIAKLDNKGVSVPQSYRKDLYNLQLRLEARNNKILSSVFLKVEGTGTPTGFDMYANELGSFMVNPKIGIAPIVIYIVLSVVITALLTGIIYLIFKPDYTDSKADLKVSKKLASALSHLSPEAKQEVLNDLESQVDKAYVEGKMSGSGLGTIKTIGYAAAGFLGISLLSNLSNNFKK; from the coding sequence ATGGCTATAATCGATTATAAATCATATTATGATAAGTTCAGTTCCTATGATAAAACAATGGTAGGAAAGGCGGTTATATCAATTACAGATACAACTGTTATCGGGCTGGGTTATCCGGGTTTAGGTAAAGGCGTGCAATATAATGAAAGTAATATACGCGCTGGATTTCTTACCGGTTTTTGGACTGAAAAGGACGGAATATATTATTCTGAAATTGAGTTTGAAAATTTTTTAGGCGATGAAAGTTCCGGTTATTATCATTTCGGATATATTATTCCTCAAAACTTCAAAACATATACGTTTAGCGAAAAAGCGGCCGGAAAAACAATGATTAATGAATTGGTTGAAAACAATAAAACCATTTATGAAAATAATTTGCTTTGTGCCGGACTTATTGCCAAACTGGATAATAAAGGCGTTTCCGTTCCTCAATCCTACCGTAAAGATTTATATAATCTTCAGTTGAGATTGGAAGCAAGAAACAATAAAATTCTTTCATCCGTATTTTTGAAAGTAGAAGGCACCGGAACTCCAACAGGATTTGATATGTACGCAAACGAGCTGGGTTCCTTTATGGTTAATCCTAAAATAGGAATTGCACCGATTGTAATTTATATCGTGCTTTCCGTAGTGATCACGGCTTTATTGACAGGTATTATTTATTTGATTTTCAAACCGGACTATACCGACAGTAAAGCAGATTTGAAAGTTTCAAAAAAATTAGCGTCCGCGTTATCTCACTTATCGCCTGAAGCAAAACAAGAGGTTTTGAATGATCTGGAAAGTCAAGTAGATAAAGCGTATGTGGAAGGTAAAATGTCCGGTTCCGGTTTAGGAACGATTAAAACCATAGGTTACGCGGCTGCCGGATTTTTAGGAATTTCTTTATTAAGTAATTTGAGTAATAATTTCAAAAAATGA
- a CDS encoding hypothetical protein (Evidence 5 : Unknown function), with protein sequence MNRLVSGAIGIEIHTAANDNKIYFPDVALLRGKRIKHIDVISNIVSKNGFNPIAENYLKDIFVTFMENKTQTELIKSLPLSLLSNNNDRLFINKSIDLVNSFIDVSKIDTGIKDNAFLYFIAWFDEPFVWGKLPEINNRTEIHPLELTLTQKRTYFSENKTLLNRRVQNLILTFPYYTPTGQSGISEINIANKYITLSRGQVEFMKDIPISVFVQTDDNFTLRLQNIVFDLQNSYIETTTTTADDLKAVFFNVIVDDNNK encoded by the coding sequence ATGAATCGTTTAGTTTCAGGCGCAATTGGCATAGAAATTCACACAGCCGCCAACGATAATAAAATTTATTTTCCGGATGTAGCGTTATTGCGCGGAAAAAGAATTAAGCACATTGATGTTATAAGTAACATTGTTTCAAAAAACGGTTTTAATCCGATTGCTGAAAATTATTTAAAAGACATCTTTGTTACCTTTATGGAGAATAAAACGCAAACTGAATTAATAAAAAGTTTGCCGTTATCCTTGCTCTCCAATAATAACGACAGGTTATTTATCAATAAAAGTATTGATTTGGTTAACTCTTTTATAGATGTTTCAAAAATTGATACAGGGATAAAAGATAACGCTTTTCTGTATTTTATAGCTTGGTTCGATGAGCCTTTCGTTTGGGGCAAATTACCCGAAATAAACAACCGAACTGAAATACATCCTCTGGAATTAACACTTACACAAAAGCGTACTTATTTCTCGGAAAATAAAACATTGCTGAACCGACGAGTTCAAAATTTAATCTTAACATTTCCATACTATACGCCAACCGGACAATCCGGTATTTCTGAAATTAATATCGCGAACAAATATATAACTCTAAGTAGAGGTCAGGTCGAATTTATGAAAGATATTCCGATTTCGGTATTTGTTCAAACAGATGATAATTTCACTTTGCGCCTTCAAAACATTGTTTTTGACTTGCAAAATTCATACATTGAAACAACTACCACTACGGCGGATGACTTGAAAGCTGTATTTTTCAACGTGATAGTTGACGACAATAATAAATGA
- a CDS encoding hypothetical protein (Evidence 5 : Unknown function) — MESKFLRATTKNGVVTKNDNIQADGHSEIFLKNLGDTPAQINDNIPLDPGDDFAFSFEKGIVIDEPLSIRFLNSGSIKKVLWIKTYFK, encoded by the coding sequence ATGGAATCTAAATTTTTAAGAGCGACCACAAAAAACGGAGTTGTTACTAAAAATGACAATATACAAGCGGACGGACACAGCGAAATATTTCTAAAGAATTTAGGAGATACCCCCGCGCAAATAAATGATAATATTCCTTTGGATCCGGGTGATGATTTTGCTTTTTCCTTTGAAAAAGGAATAGTAATAGACGAACCTTTGTCTATTCGATTTTTAAATTCCGGATCAATAAAAAAAGTACTTTGGATTAAAACATATTTTAAATAA
- a CDS encoding hypothetical protein (Evidence 5 : Unknown function) produces MQTIDFKRQRFSTLVDEAKKYDTAPMLSKIRICVPLAVGQQAYDFDIKDAKGHKTNRALKDNDMFVPYAMSLGYMVEDDALPGHAPTFPYPVQVTAALTAIGLKGLVANGHGYLLYQGTTSIRTNQTVNVQELPNSLFLHVPKAENAGVTGSNIEESAYILPERFDFSGKRDHKIRTEFPAIPTTTIAGEAGSKAYLVLEMYGWTIQSGATL; encoded by the coding sequence ATGCAAACTATTGATTTTAAAAGACAACGTTTTTCAACGTTGGTTGATGAAGCAAAAAAATATGATACGGCTCCTATGCTTTCCAAAATACGTATATGCGTCCCACTCGCTGTCGGACAGCAAGCGTACGATTTTGATATTAAGGATGCCAAAGGACACAAAACCAACCGCGCGTTGAAGGATAACGACATGTTCGTTCCTTACGCTATGTCGCTGGGGTATATGGTGGAAGACGATGCGCTTCCGGGACACGCTCCTACTTTCCCTTATCCGGTTCAGGTAACAGCCGCTTTAACGGCTATCGGATTGAAAGGATTGGTTGCAAACGGACACGGATATTTGCTATATCAAGGCACAACAAGCATCCGTACAAATCAAACGGTAAATGTACAGGAATTACCCAATTCACTATTTCTTCATGTTCCTAAAGCTGAAAATGCTGGGGTTACAGGAAGTAACATAGAAGAATCGGCATACATTCTGCCTGAGCGTTTTGATTTTTCAGGAAAGAGAGATCACAAAATCCGTACGGAGTTTCCAGCTATTCCAACAACTACCATTGCTGGCGAAGCCGGAAGTAAGGCGTATTTAGTCCTCGAAATGTACGGTTGGACTATTCAATCAGGAGCAACTCTTTAA
- a CDS encoding hypothetical protein (Evidence 5 : Unknown function) — protein sequence MSDFLSYKGKILKSDADYNIETYNANIAKDITLSVRKNQQFGVFTGVLIMPFFFEIELISSEYIGKKVFITSWQNKWIISNLTEDSTAEKNINNLIVTNLSIYENLLFIGRFIYSLGSSTKDVAQLKELYNRLIERDKHFRTTSFITSYSLAENSSLSVLNSYLNNVTTINYNEFIYQIDFLGSSSTNPSSAIVNLLFANDITQAYKDLSISLEFLQALAHRNVNIASQVREELKNIIDWYALNKILGFTPPDTPTAQNITQPTYENKSGIITIAVQDGCEYSLDGRIYQTSNIFGNLAPGNYTLYVRKKLDIQLVEKSISQVTINAVPDSPASETETAVEETKKINWLIPVGIGLTILKILS from the coding sequence ATGAGTGATTTTCTTTCATATAAAGGGAAAATATTAAAATCCGATGCGGATTATAATATAGAAACGTATAACGCTAATATAGCAAAAGATATTACTTTAAGCGTGCGTAAAAATCAGCAATTTGGAGTTTTTACGGGAGTTCTTATAATGCCTTTTTTCTTTGAAATAGAATTAATTAGCAGTGAATATATAGGAAAAAAAGTTTTTATTACGAGTTGGCAAAACAAATGGATTATTAGTAATCTAACTGAAGATTCTACGGCTGAAAAAAATATTAATAATCTTATTGTAACCAATCTTTCTATTTATGAAAACTTACTTTTCATAGGTAGATTTATTTATTCTCTTGGAAGTTCTACAAAAGATGTGGCTCAGTTAAAAGAGCTATATAATAGACTTATTGAAAGAGATAAACACTTTAGAACTACTTCATTTATTACATCTTATAGTTTAGCAGAAAACAGCTCGTTAAGTGTTCTTAACTCATACTTAAATAATGTTACAACAATCAATTATAATGAATTTATTTATCAAATTGATTTTTTAGGAAGTTCCTCAACAAATCCATCGTCTGCTATCGTTAATTTATTGTTTGCTAATGATATTACTCAGGCTTATAAAGATTTAAGTATATCTTTAGAATTTTTACAGGCATTAGCTCATCGAAATGTAAATATAGCGTCTCAAGTACGTGAAGAACTTAAAAATATAATAGATTGGTATGCTTTAAATAAAATATTAGGATTTACGCCCCCAGACACTCCTACAGCACAGAATATTACACAACCTACTTACGAAAATAAAAGCGGTATAATTACTATCGCTGTTCAGGATGGTTGTGAATATAGCTTAGATGGACGGATTTATCAAACATCCAATATTTTTGGAAATTTAGCGCCGGGCAATTATACATTATATGTTCGAAAAAAATTAGATATTCAATTAGTAGAAAAATCGATATCGCAAGTAACTATTAATGCAGTTCCTGATAGTCCCGCATCTGAAACCGAAACTGCGGTTGAGGAAACTAAAAAAATAAACTGGCTTATTCCGGTTGGTATTGGTTTAACCATTTTAAAAATTTTATCCTGA